From the Euphorbia lathyris chromosome 6, ddEupLath1.1, whole genome shotgun sequence genome, one window contains:
- the LOC136233867 gene encoding uncharacterized protein translates to METLGKMSMLFVFCTFLVLGLANAQAKPAADAKADAVGFYELKKGNMSLKFTNYGAALVSFKINDKTGKPIDIVLGYDTVKEYEEGKAYFGAVVGRVANRIAGAEFKLKGQTYKLPANDGKNTLHGGPKGYSHKVWKVTKHKQDGPTPFITFTYRSNDGDEGFPGALRVVTTYTLLENNQFNVYFKARSLDKKATPVSLAQHAYWNLGGHNSGDVLEQKVRIFGEFYTAVNDQLIPTGQTLYARGTAYDFTEEFLEMKPIGKRIALLPKGYDINFILSDFDVTKSRLVARVQNEKTGIKMEISSNAPGLQFYTAELLNNEKGKEGAVYNKHAGMCLETQWYPDFVNRPSFPQSIVEEGKLYKHHMLFNFTYV, encoded by the exons ATGGAAACATTAGGAAAAATGTCCATGCTTTTTGTGTTCTGCACATTTCTAGTGCTTGGTTTAGCCAATGCCCAAGCAAAACCTGCTGcagatgccaaagctgacgcaGTTGGCTTTTATGAACTCAAGAAGGGAAATATGTCTTTGAAGTTTACCAACTATGGTGCTGCCCTTGTCTCTTTCAAAATTAATGACAAGACGGGAAAGCCAATTGATATTGTTCTTGGATATGATACTGTTAAGGAGTATGAG GAGGGGAAAGCATATTTCGGAGCAGTGGTGGGACGTGTCGCGAATAGAATCGCCGGAGCTGAATTTAAGTTGAAAGGGCAAACCTATAAACTGCCTGCTAATGACGGGAAAAACACACTTCATGGTGGTCCAAAAGGATACTCTCATAAAGTCTGGAAAGTTACCAAACATAAACAAGATGGCCCTACCCCTTTCATTACTTTCACCTATCGCAGTAACGATGGCGACGAAG GATTTCCTGGTGCACTCAGAGTTGTAACAACGTACACACTTCTTGAAAACAATCAATTCAACGTATACTTCAAAGCAAGGAGTTTGGACAAAAAGGCAACACCGGTCTCACTTGCTCAACACGCATACTGGAACTTGGGTGGACACAACAGCGGCGATGTCCTAGAACAGAAAGTCCGAATCTTCGGAGAATTCTACACCGCGGTGAATGATCAGCTGATCCCGACCGGACAAACTTTGTACGCAAGAGGAACGGCCTATGATTTCACAGAAGAATTTCTAGAAATGAAGCCTATAGGGAAAAGGATTGCCCTACTACCAAAAGGGTATGACATCAATTTCATACTAAGCGATTTTGATGTGACTAAATCAAGATTGGTGGCAAGAGTTCAGAATGAGAAAACAGGAATTAAAATGGAAATATCAAGCAATGCGCCTGGATTGCAATTTTACACCGCAGAATTGTTGAATAATGAGAAAGGAAAGGAAGGAGCTGTTTATAATAAACATGCTGGAATGTGCTTAGAGACTCAATGGTATCCTGATTTTGTTAATCGCCCTTCTTTTCCTCAATCTATTGTGGAGGAAGGCAAGCTTTACAAGCATCATATGCTCTTTAACTTCACCTATGTTtga